In the Gymnodinialimonas sp. 202GB13-11 genome, one interval contains:
- the ygfZ gene encoding CAF17-like 4Fe-4S cluster assembly/insertion protein YgfZ — protein MIGERAEDRTVLRLSGADAHSFLKGLVTRDPGDGLTYAALLTPQGKYLADFFLLDRGDDILVDVKTDLAPGLAQRLSMYRLRADVVIEEAGLPVTRGLGDAPVGAFPDPRDASLGWRAYGMEGGDPSIDWDALRVAACVPETGVELVPNDTYILEAGFDRLSGVDHRKGCYVGQEVTARMKHKTELKKGFVTVSIEGEASVGTEIVADGKPAGTLFTQAGGQGIAYLRFDRAKRPMQAGAAKVKWQSSPE, from the coding sequence ATGATCGGAGAACGGGCAGAGGATCGAACGGTTTTGCGCCTGAGTGGGGCCGACGCGCATAGCTTTCTGAAAGGTCTGGTGACGCGCGATCCCGGTGACGGGTTGACCTATGCGGCGCTCCTGACACCGCAGGGGAAGTACTTGGCGGACTTCTTCTTGTTGGATCGAGGCGACGACATTCTGGTCGATGTCAAAACAGACCTCGCCCCCGGGCTGGCACAGCGGCTTTCCATGTACCGCCTGCGCGCTGATGTTGTGATTGAAGAGGCCGGTTTGCCGGTGACACGTGGGCTTGGCGATGCGCCGGTAGGAGCTTTCCCCGACCCCCGAGATGCGTCGCTTGGTTGGCGCGCCTACGGGATGGAGGGAGGCGACCCGTCTATTGATTGGGACGCACTTCGTGTTGCGGCTTGTGTGCCTGAGACCGGCGTCGAGTTGGTTCCGAATGACACCTACATTCTGGAAGCTGGCTTTGATCGCTTGTCCGGCGTGGATCACCGGAAGGGGTGTTATGTCGGGCAGGAAGTTACCGCGCGGATGAAGCATAAGACGGAGCTGAAGAAGGGTTTCGTCACCGTGTCGATCGAGGGTGAGGCCTCAGTAGGAACCGAGATTGTCGCGGACGGCAAACCCGCCGGAACGCTCTTCACGCAAGCGGGCGGGCAGGGCATTGCCTACCTTCGATTTGACCGCGCGAAGAGGCCAATGCAGGCCGGAGCGGCCAAGGTGAAGTGGCAATCCAGCCCTGAATAG